The following are encoded in a window of Cupriavidus oxalaticus genomic DNA:
- the lgt gene encoding prolipoprotein diacylglyceryl transferase, producing the protein MLIHPQFDPVAIHLGPLAIRWYGLMYLAGFIMFLWFGRLRIRQPHMAAKGWATRDLDDMLFFGVLGVILGGRLGYVLFYKPTYYLAHPMEIFKVWEGGMAFHGGFLGVIVAMWLFGKLRRRHWMEVTDFIAPMIPCGLAAGRIGNFINGELWGRATDLPWGMIFPQAGDNIPRHPSQLYQFAGEGVALFIILWLFARKPRPMGAVSGVFLIGYGAFRFAAEFAREPDSFLGLLALKMSMGQWLSVPMILAGIAMVIWAYRRHPGAGAPQPAA; encoded by the coding sequence ATGCTGATCCATCCCCAGTTCGACCCGGTTGCCATCCACCTGGGCCCGCTTGCCATCCGCTGGTACGGGCTGATGTACCTGGCCGGGTTCATCATGTTCCTGTGGTTCGGGCGCCTGCGCATCCGTCAGCCGCACATGGCGGCCAAGGGCTGGGCCACGCGCGACCTCGATGACATGCTGTTCTTCGGCGTGCTGGGCGTGATCCTGGGCGGGCGGCTGGGCTACGTGCTGTTCTACAAGCCGACGTACTACCTGGCGCACCCGATGGAGATCTTCAAGGTATGGGAGGGCGGCATGGCCTTCCACGGCGGCTTTCTCGGCGTGATCGTGGCCATGTGGCTGTTCGGCAAGCTGCGCCGCCGCCACTGGATGGAGGTGACCGACTTCATCGCGCCGATGATCCCGTGCGGGCTCGCCGCCGGCCGCATCGGCAATTTCATCAACGGCGAGCTGTGGGGCCGCGCCACCGACCTGCCCTGGGGCATGATCTTCCCGCAGGCGGGCGACAACATCCCGCGCCACCCGTCGCAGCTGTACCAGTTCGCCGGCGAGGGCGTGGCGCTGTTCATCATCCTGTGGCTGTTCGCGCGCAAGCCGCGGCCGATGGGCGCGGTCTCGGGCGTGTTCCTGATCGGCTATGGCGCGTTCCGCTTTGCCGCGGAATTCGCGCGCGAGCCGGACAGCTTCCTTGGCCTGCTGGCGCTGAAGATGTCGATGGGGCAGTGGCTGAGCGTGCCGATGATCCTGGCCGGCATTGCCATGGTGATCTGGGCCTACCGGCGCCACCCCGGCGCCGGCGCGCCGCAACCGGCGGCCTGA
- a CDS encoding LysR family transcriptional regulator: MDLRQLRYFVTVAEELHFGRAAQRLSMTQPPLSQQIQALEEEIGVPLFVRTRRSVALTPAGAQWLPEVRRVLADAAALPGLAQRLARGELGSLSLAFVSTADYGILPDLLRRFRARHPAVQLQLREATSDVQLEALLEGAIDAGLVIRPQLPAMPHGLAYLPLVSEPLVLAVPDGWRPAGGLAQDGKVSLREAASDPLIIFPRRSAPAFYDIITGYYAREGLVPAIAQEAIQMQTIVSLVSAGMGVALVPASLCNLRRTGVSYLALRESGPQIETGLAWRDGGSAGVAPVLRSFIEIAGALANEANEATAAPR, translated from the coding sequence TTGGACCTGCGTCAGCTGCGTTATTTCGTCACCGTGGCGGAAGAGTTGCATTTCGGCCGCGCCGCGCAACGGTTGTCGATGACGCAGCCTCCGCTGTCGCAGCAGATCCAGGCGCTGGAGGAGGAGATCGGCGTGCCGCTGTTCGTGCGCACGCGGCGCTCCGTGGCGTTGACGCCGGCCGGCGCGCAGTGGCTGCCCGAGGTGCGCCGGGTGCTGGCCGATGCCGCGGCACTGCCCGGGCTGGCGCAGCGGCTGGCGCGGGGCGAGCTGGGTTCGCTGTCGCTGGCCTTCGTCAGCACGGCCGACTACGGCATCCTGCCCGACCTGCTGCGGCGGTTCCGGGCGCGTCATCCGGCGGTGCAGCTGCAGCTGCGCGAGGCCACCAGCGACGTCCAGCTCGAAGCCCTGCTGGAAGGCGCGATCGATGCGGGCCTGGTGATCCGGCCCCAGCTGCCGGCGATGCCGCACGGACTGGCCTACCTGCCGCTGGTCAGCGAACCGCTGGTGCTGGCCGTTCCCGACGGCTGGCGGCCGGCGGGCGGGCTCGCGCAAGATGGCAAGGTATCGCTGCGCGAGGCAGCATCCGATCCGCTGATCATCTTCCCGCGCCGAAGCGCGCCGGCGTTTTATGACATCATTACAGGCTACTATGCGCGCGAGGGCCTGGTGCCGGCGATCGCGCAGGAAGCGATCCAGATGCAGACCATCGTCAGCCTGGTGTCGGCCGGCATGGGCGTGGCGCTGGTGCCGGCATCGCTGTGCAACCTGCGGCGCACCGGCGTGTCATACCTGGCCCTGCGCGAGTCCGGCCCGCAGATCGAGACCGGGCTGGCCTGGCGCGACGGCGGCAGCGCCGGCGTGGCGCCGGTGCTGCGGTCGTTCATCGAGATTGCCGGTGCACTGGCCAACGAGGCCAACGAGGCCACCGCGGCGCCGCGCTGA